One window of Bdellovibrio sp. ArHS genomic DNA carries:
- a CDS encoding cache domain-containing protein, which yields MLDRIWKSRSYRYKTLALLIIAVTPLWAIVAFYVLPLVRENMFQDRKIAVHGAVDTATKLIEHNYDLFQKKLITEDEAKERSLAAIRALRYNGNEYFWINDLHPRMMMHPMKPELEGKDLSDMKDPNGLKLFVEFARVGQTAEGEGFVNYMWPKPGSPNPEPKISFVRQFKPWQWILGSGVYVDDVEKAVGTFRNKVLLGFSLAFLLAFAVFFVFSSHLMKFLARTVTDTNAASQQVLEASNMLSNAGQSVAQGAVESAARIEETLRSVTDLNEIVKANQDRAKAAAELAKTSEEGASKGATEVKRLIEAITVMSKISGEITAAMDIIDDIAFQTNLLALNAAVEAARAGEQGKGFAVVAEAVRGLALKSASAAKEVKTVITSSVEQTRVSLELAEKSDKVLDGIVHSVQKVTVLNQEIAETSTHQSEGIKAIHDAMGSLERQTQAFSAAAEETAATSEEMSAQAHTLQGMVNSMATEVIGKNVA from the coding sequence ATGTTGGATCGTATATGGAAGTCGCGCAGCTATCGGTATAAAACCTTGGCCTTGTTGATTATCGCCGTCACACCCCTTTGGGCGATTGTGGCCTTTTACGTACTTCCTTTGGTGCGTGAAAATATGTTTCAGGATCGCAAGATCGCCGTCCATGGGGCTGTTGATACCGCCACCAAATTAATCGAGCACAATTACGACCTCTTTCAAAAGAAGCTCATCACCGAAGACGAGGCCAAAGAGCGTTCGCTGGCCGCCATTCGCGCTCTTCGCTATAACGGCAACGAATACTTTTGGATCAACGATCTTCATCCACGAATGATGATGCATCCGATGAAGCCGGAGCTGGAAGGAAAAGATCTTTCCGATATGAAAGATCCCAACGGCCTAAAGCTCTTCGTCGAGTTTGCGCGCGTCGGGCAGACGGCCGAGGGTGAAGGTTTTGTAAATTACATGTGGCCCAAGCCGGGGTCGCCCAATCCAGAACCTAAAATCAGTTTCGTTCGTCAGTTCAAGCCCTGGCAGTGGATTTTGGGCAGTGGTGTTTACGTCGACGACGTGGAAAAGGCTGTTGGCACTTTCCGCAATAAGGTTCTTTTGGGGTTTTCACTGGCATTCCTTTTGGCATTTGCGGTCTTCTTTGTTTTTTCAAGCCATCTGATGAAGTTCCTGGCGCGCACTGTGACTGATACAAATGCCGCCAGTCAGCAGGTGCTAGAAGCTTCGAATATGCTATCCAACGCGGGCCAGAGCGTGGCCCAAGGCGCGGTTGAGTCTGCGGCTCGCATCGAAGAAACGCTTCGTTCAGTGACTGATTTGAATGAAATTGTTAAAGCCAATCAGGATCGCGCCAAAGCCGCGGCCGAGCTAGCGAAAACGTCTGAAGAAGGCGCCTCGAAAGGGGCGACGGAAGTGAAGCGTCTGATTGAAGCTATTACGGTGATGTCGAAAATCTCTGGAGAAATCACCGCCGCCATGGACATTATCGATGATATTGCTTTTCAGACAAACTTGTTGGCGCTAAACGCGGCCGTGGAAGCGGCGCGAGCGGGCGAGCAAGGAAAAGGTTTTGCGGTTGTCGCCGAAGCGGTGCGGGGCCTGGCGCTGAAGTCCGCTTCAGCCGCGAAAGAAGTCAAGACGGTCATCACCAGCAGTGTCGAACAGACGCGGGTTTCTTTAGAACTTGCCGAGAAAAGCGATAAGGTGCTGGATGGAATTGTGCATTCGGTGCAAAAAGTGACGGTGCTTAATCAAGAAATCGCAGAGACCTCTACACATCAATCCGAAGGGATCAAAGCGATTCATGATGCAATGGGTTCACTAGAGCGGCAGACACAAGCCTTCTCGGCTGCGGCAGAAGAAACCGCCGCGACCTCGGAAGAAATGTCTGCGCAAGCTCACACACTTCAGGGCATGGTGAACAGCATGGCCACGGAAGTGATTGGTAAAAACGTCGCTTAA
- a CDS encoding DUF692 domain-containing protein translates to MHPSSRTHKVGLGLRQPHYSYLETRPPTEAAWFEAISETYMNSRGRPLEVLKFIRQDYPVALHGLSMNIGCPEGLRLDYLQKLRELIEHVEPFIVSDHLCWTGSPEQNLHDLLPLPFTEDSIETLVNNIDFVQNFLRRPLVLENVSTYISYRNNEMSEWDFVAEVSRRSGCALLLDMNNVYVNSYNHGFDPHYFLNHIPLDRVAQVHMSGPSKFEDILFDNHSQDIPQPVWDLFKLMAPHIRHLPILIERDEDIPDFKELEVEVMKAVYILEGSHESERSTEPV, encoded by the coding sequence ATGCATCCCTCTTCACGAACACACAAAGTGGGCCTCGGCCTTCGCCAGCCCCATTATTCCTATTTGGAAACGCGGCCGCCAACCGAAGCTGCCTGGTTCGAAGCCATTTCCGAAACTTACATGAATTCGCGCGGTCGCCCTTTAGAAGTGCTAAAGTTCATTCGCCAAGACTATCCGGTCGCATTGCATGGTCTTTCCATGAATATCGGCTGCCCCGAAGGTTTGCGCTTGGATTATCTGCAAAAATTGCGAGAGTTGATCGAACACGTCGAACCCTTTATTGTGTCAGACCATCTTTGCTGGACCGGTTCTCCGGAGCAGAACCTTCATGACCTATTGCCCCTCCCCTTTACCGAAGACAGCATCGAAACATTGGTAAATAATATTGATTTCGTGCAAAACTTTTTACGTCGCCCCCTGGTGCTTGAAAATGTTTCCACGTACATCAGCTATCGCAACAACGAAATGAGCGAATGGGATTTTGTCGCCGAAGTCAGTCGCCGCTCTGGCTGCGCCTTGCTGTTAGATATGAATAATGTCTATGTGAATTCTTATAATCACGGCTTCGATCCGCACTATTTCTTGAATCACATTCCCCTGGATCGGGTGGCCCAGGTGCATATGTCAGGTCCCAGCAAATTCGAAGACATCCTTTTCGACAATCATTCGCAGGACATTCCCCAGCCAGTGTGGGATCTGTTCAAATTAATGGCGCCGCACATTCGCCATCTGCCGATTCTTATTGAACGCGACGAAGATATTCCCGATTTCAAGGAACTTGAAGTCGAAGTGATGAAAGCAGTTTACATCCTGGAGGGCTCTCATGAATCTGAACGAAGCACAGAACCTGTTTAA
- a CDS encoding S8 family peptidase, which produces MKRMALYVSSAMLAISLGAQANSKRQDLLIKLAPGFVEFEMQGAKVEKLSESWVRVQAPRNMSIQSLEKNPAVEYIQPNYKVTLLEDYRIEDPLRRAALAKMLSRNPQLRAAARQDNPEIPDAPQTTTGTDPLFAKQWGMIDNGVADAWKVTKGHPDMIVAVIDTGVDYTHEDLLPNLWRNTNEIPNNGIDDDGNGYVDDVIGWDFVGNDNKPYDLAVDTLDGLFKGGNPGHGTHCAGNVAARGDNGKGIAGVAPNVKIMSLRFIGMTGGGTTADAIKAIRYAVDNGAKVLNNSWGSEGEEPGAPENQALRDAVQYAQDKGVLFIAAAGNGHKGVGYDNDNDPNPAYPASYPHDNIIAVAALDSNNRLGSFSNWGYKSVDIGAPGVKVFSTVVAQGYSDTVIDKFGFKATWDGTSMAAPHVAGAAALYWSAHPEKSWQDVKAAILGSARKIQALDGKSVSNGKLDVKALMNY; this is translated from the coding sequence ATGAAGAGAATGGCTCTGTACGTGAGTTCTGCCATGCTTGCGATCAGCTTAGGGGCGCAAGCTAATTCAAAAAGACAAGATTTGCTCATTAAACTAGCACCGGGCTTCGTCGAGTTCGAAATGCAGGGGGCGAAAGTCGAAAAATTGAGCGAATCCTGGGTTCGCGTTCAAGCTCCTCGCAATATGAGCATTCAATCTCTGGAGAAAAATCCAGCTGTTGAATACATTCAGCCCAACTACAAAGTGACCTTGCTTGAGGACTACCGTATCGAAGACCCATTGCGCCGTGCTGCTTTGGCAAAAATGCTTTCAAGAAATCCACAACTTCGCGCTGCTGCTCGCCAGGACAATCCGGAAATTCCTGACGCTCCGCAAACCACGACAGGCACAGATCCGCTGTTTGCGAAACAATGGGGCATGATCGACAACGGTGTCGCAGATGCATGGAAGGTAACCAAAGGCCATCCTGATATGATCGTCGCGGTGATTGATACGGGTGTTGATTATACTCACGAAGATTTGCTGCCAAATCTGTGGAGAAATACGAATGAAATTCCTAACAACGGCATTGATGACGACGGCAATGGTTACGTCGATGACGTGATCGGTTGGGACTTTGTTGGCAACGACAACAAGCCTTACGACCTGGCCGTGGATACTTTGGACGGCTTGTTCAAAGGTGGCAACCCTGGACACGGAACTCACTGTGCAGGCAACGTGGCGGCCCGTGGGGATAATGGTAAAGGTATTGCCGGCGTAGCTCCCAACGTAAAAATCATGTCTTTGCGTTTCATCGGGATGACTGGTGGCGGAACCACAGCGGATGCGATCAAAGCGATTCGTTATGCCGTTGATAATGGCGCTAAAGTTCTGAACAACTCTTGGGGTTCTGAAGGCGAAGAGCCCGGCGCTCCGGAAAATCAGGCTTTGCGTGATGCTGTTCAATACGCACAAGACAAAGGCGTCTTGTTCATCGCGGCTGCGGGGAACGGCCACAAAGGCGTCGGCTATGACAACGACAACGATCCAAATCCGGCTTACCCAGCTTCCTATCCTCACGACAACATCATCGCGGTAGCAGCTTTGGACTCTAACAATCGTTTGGGTTCATTCTCTAATTGGGGTTATAAATCTGTCGACATTGGCGCCCCTGGCGTGAAAGTGTTCTCGACGGTTGTCGCCCAAGGCTACTCAGATACAGTCATTGATAAGTTCGGCTTCAAGGCCACTTGGGACGGAACCTCGATGGCGGCCCCTCACGTTGCTGGTGCTGCGGCTTTGTATTGGTCGGCGCACCCGGAAAAATCTTGGCAAGATGTGAAAGCGGCGATTCTGGGATCGGCTCGCAAAATCCAAGCGCTGGACGGCAAATCTGTGTCGAACGGCAAATTGGACGTGAAAGCTTTAATGAATTACTAA
- a CDS encoding YceI family protein: MRVLLFLFLTTGLFSSTAFAEKFELDKAHTDVSFKAPHLMVSKVKGRFEKFEGTFDFDEKTQKLENVFVKVYTNSLNTNEKDRDKHLRSADFFDVNKFPEMTFKGTKVDYDNGKPDKIHGDLTIRGITKPAVFDIDYNGAVNDPMGNRVLSFEAETKVNRKDFGLNWNKALDKGGWVVGDEIEIELDGEAKAAKSAAPAKK, from the coding sequence ATGCGCGTTCTACTTTTTTTATTTCTGACGACTGGTCTCTTTTCCTCGACTGCTTTTGCTGAAAAATTCGAGCTGGACAAAGCTCACACGGATGTCAGCTTCAAAGCTCCGCACCTGATGGTCTCGAAAGTCAAAGGTCGCTTTGAAAAGTTTGAAGGTACTTTTGATTTCGACGAAAAAACCCAGAAGCTTGAAAACGTCTTCGTCAAAGTTTACACCAATTCGTTGAACACCAACGAAAAGGACCGTGACAAACATCTGCGCTCTGCGGATTTCTTCGATGTTAATAAATTCCCGGAAATGACTTTCAAAGGCACCAAGGTGGATTATGACAACGGTAAGCCCGACAAAATCCATGGCGACCTGACCATTCGTGGTATCACGAAGCCCGCCGTTTTTGATATCGACTACAATGGCGCCGTCAACGACCCCATGGGCAACCGCGTTCTTTCATTCGAAGCGGAAACGAAAGTGAATCGCAAAGACTTCGGCCTGAACTGGAACAAGGCACTGGATAAAGGTGGCTGGGTCGTCGGTGACGAAATTGAAATCGAACTTGATGGTGAAGCCAAGGCCGCAAAGTCGGCAGCTCCAGCGAAAAAATAG
- a CDS encoding helix-turn-helix transcriptional regulator — protein sequence MSQIDQFLNSLKRALKAKNVLYRDLAKPLGLSESSVKRILSNKSLSLERLEEICRVADISFSEVVKAANLEEANQAVTLSDEQEKALAENARLLHYFMMLQEGKTPQKIERDYHIPSSESKKYLFHLDRLNLIELHPRDKVKFKRQGFLRFRRDGPVGKALFDQTKSSYLSYDFKNEDYIRFSFFKISPPALAKYKAKLERILLEMQEEARFEGEHHVPVQDTGVLLAFRPWQYSYMGAIKKKEGKEE from the coding sequence ATGTCACAGATTGACCAGTTTTTAAACTCACTCAAGCGCGCCTTAAAAGCGAAGAATGTTCTATATCGTGATCTGGCTAAGCCATTGGGTTTGAGTGAATCCAGTGTAAAGCGGATTCTTTCCAATAAAAGTCTAAGTCTGGAGCGTCTGGAAGAGATCTGTCGTGTTGCTGACATCAGCTTTTCAGAGGTGGTGAAAGCCGCCAATCTCGAAGAGGCCAATCAAGCGGTGACCCTTTCAGATGAGCAAGAAAAAGCTTTAGCTGAAAATGCACGATTGCTGCATTATTTTATGATGCTGCAAGAAGGGAAGACGCCGCAAAAAATCGAGCGGGACTATCACATTCCTAGTTCGGAATCCAAAAAGTATCTGTTTCATTTGGACCGCCTGAATCTTATCGAGCTTCATCCTCGCGATAAAGTGAAATTCAAGCGCCAGGGATTCCTGCGTTTCCGTCGGGATGGGCCCGTAGGGAAGGCCTTATTCGATCAGACAAAGAGCAGCTATCTCAGTTATGATTTCAAGAACGAGGACTACATCCGTTTTTCTTTCTTTAAGATCAGTCCGCCGGCTTTAGCGAAATACAAAGCCAAGCTGGAACGCATTCTTTTAGAGATGCAGGAGGAAGCGCGCTTTGAAGGCGAACACCACGTGCCGGTGCAGGACACCGGTGTGCTTTTGGCGTTCCGTCCGTGGCAGTATTCCTATATGGGCGCGATTAAAAAGAAAGAGGGGAAAGAGGAGTAA
- a CDS encoding ABC transporter ATP-binding protein, which translates to MSSTTENSSLLNRPLWFYIKNNPRAFSLGMIFLIITNALDGIYPLIMKTAIDQIETKVPLDDIAKTCLMFLAVMAGLAVSRYGWRAHFGKFHTFAAEHIRQKLFRHVTSLGPNFFHKNQVGELMSLLTNDVQSFRQAIGPGLLILADGIIIIAVVLPIMISLNWEWTWKTLVFLPIVPFLIWRVMRLIHANYKVQQDRFSELTGVAQETVGGIRVIKSFAQEDNRTRLFNGVSSAFEKACNKVARVDAFFIPVMEFGVTSGSVILLFVARDDIYSGAVTLGTFVAFHRYIQKMVWPMTALGMGFSYFQKGYASFDRIKDVLQTETDIPDNGKHELTTFKSLEFKNVSYKHKGGSVYVLKNVSFTLRAGESLGIMGPVGAGKTTLLNLLARMHPLAEGQILINDIPIEDITQESLRKTFLLVPQEAFLFSESISENVSFGLQARAADEEIMRMTEVVDLTTEIESLPHKFESQLGERGVNLSGGQKQRLTIARGLIMKTPVLVLDDSLSAVDTRTEKAIEEELSKSHSTMSRIIVAHRLSSLKAVNKLLILKDGQVEALGTYDEVLEKSPTFQKIVQIQGKGDHHE; encoded by the coding sequence ATGTCGTCGACTACAGAGAACTCCTCTTTATTAAATCGTCCTCTTTGGTTTTATATTAAAAACAATCCCCGGGCTTTTAGCTTGGGGATGATTTTTTTAATTATCACAAACGCGCTGGATGGGATTTATCCCCTCATCATGAAAACCGCGATTGATCAGATTGAAACCAAAGTCCCGCTGGACGATATTGCGAAAACATGTCTGATGTTTCTTGCTGTCATGGCCGGGCTGGCGGTCAGTCGTTATGGTTGGCGCGCGCATTTCGGTAAGTTCCACACCTTCGCGGCGGAACACATCCGTCAAAAACTTTTCCGTCATGTCACCTCGCTCGGTCCCAATTTCTTTCACAAGAATCAGGTCGGAGAGCTAATGAGCCTTCTGACCAACGATGTGCAATCGTTTCGTCAGGCCATCGGCCCCGGCCTGTTGATCCTTGCCGACGGCATCATCATTATCGCTGTGGTCCTGCCGATCATGATTTCTTTAAACTGGGAATGGACCTGGAAAACCTTGGTCTTTTTACCCATCGTTCCGTTTTTGATCTGGCGGGTGATGCGTTTGATTCATGCCAACTACAAAGTGCAACAGGACCGCTTTTCCGAACTGACCGGTGTCGCACAAGAAACTGTCGGCGGCATCCGCGTTATCAAAAGTTTTGCGCAAGAAGACAATCGCACCCGTCTTTTCAATGGCGTCAGCTCGGCCTTCGAGAAAGCCTGCAACAAAGTGGCGCGAGTCGATGCCTTCTTTATTCCCGTCATGGAATTTGGCGTGACTTCGGGAAGCGTGATTCTGCTTTTTGTTGCCCGCGATGATATTTACTCTGGCGCCGTGACCCTTGGAACTTTTGTGGCCTTTCACCGTTACATTCAAAAAATGGTGTGGCCGATGACAGCGCTGGGAATGGGGTTTTCATATTTTCAAAAAGGTTATGCTTCGTTCGACCGAATTAAAGACGTTCTGCAAACGGAAACCGACATTCCCGATAACGGAAAGCACGAACTAACGACATTTAAATCTTTGGAATTTAAAAATGTTTCTTATAAACACAAAGGCGGCTCTGTCTACGTTCTAAAAAACGTTTCCTTCACTTTGCGCGCCGGGGAATCGCTGGGCATCATGGGCCCCGTCGGCGCCGGCAAGACGACCTTGCTAAATTTATTAGCCCGCATGCACCCTTTGGCAGAGGGACAGATTCTGATCAACGATATCCCCATCGAGGACATCACCCAAGAATCCTTACGAAAAACTTTTCTTTTAGTGCCCCAAGAAGCCTTCCTCTTTAGCGAAAGCATCTCCGAAAACGTCAGTTTCGGGCTGCAAGCCCGAGCGGCTGACGAAGAAATTATGCGCATGACTGAAGTGGTGGACCTTACCACCGAGATCGAATCCCTGCCGCATAAATTCGAATCGCAGTTGGGAGAGCGCGGGGTGAACCTATCTGGCGGACAAAAACAACGCCTGACGATCGCTCGCGGACTGATTATGAAAACTCCGGTGCTTGTTCTGGACGACTCGCTGAGTGCTGTGGACACCCGCACCGAAAAGGCGATTGAAGAAGAGCTGAGCAAAAGTCACTCCACCATGAGCCGGATTATTGTGGCACACCGTCTTTCATCACTGAAAGCCGTGAACAAACTTCTTATTTTAAAGGACGGGCAAGTCGAGGCCCTGGGCACTTATGACGAGGTTCTAGAGAAAAGCCCGACCTTCCAAAAAATTGTCCAGATTCAGGGCAAGGGGGATCATCATGAGTGA
- a CDS encoding DNA-binding domain-containing protein, whose translation MNLNEAQNLFKKGLMGENDQAFQKTLKAVGQMSLERAFKVYNHSYIRRLTESLKETYPSIFWVLGADSFQQVAADYINAQPSLSYDLAAHGAEFPAFLQTSSAGASIPFLHELARFEWIIKDIYHTPTPQPLAEEHIEELLQGEDFKVHFIEAMTVFASPYSIYEVWRQRNERSYHFEDIHWSQPEHLLLYKKQRKIYVQRIEAIEAQILLDLKEGKSITTALADFSHALNTEKISQLLEMITRAGIIEDVLVLET comes from the coding sequence ATGAATCTGAACGAAGCACAGAACCTGTTTAAAAAAGGCCTTATGGGCGAAAACGACCAGGCTTTTCAAAAGACTCTGAAGGCCGTGGGGCAAATGTCACTAGAGCGCGCCTTCAAAGTTTACAACCACAGCTATATTCGACGACTGACCGAAAGTTTGAAAGAAACCTATCCATCCATCTTCTGGGTTTTGGGCGCAGATTCATTTCAACAAGTGGCGGCGGACTACATCAATGCCCAACCCTCCCTGTCCTACGATCTTGCGGCCCACGGCGCCGAGTTCCCGGCGTTTTTGCAAACCTCATCGGCGGGGGCAAGCATACCATTTCTGCACGAACTGGCGCGCTTTGAGTGGATCATTAAAGATATTTATCACACGCCCACGCCGCAGCCTTTGGCGGAAGAGCATATTGAAGAGCTGCTACAAGGCGAGGATTTTAAAGTCCACTTCATCGAAGCGATGACCGTTTTTGCCAGTCCTTATTCGATTTACGAGGTGTGGAGGCAGCGCAATGAACGCTCCTATCACTTTGAAGACATTCACTGGAGTCAGCCGGAGCATCTTCTTCTTTATAAAAAGCAAAGAAAGATCTATGTGCAAAGAATTGAAGCCATCGAAGCGCAAATATTGTTGGACTTGAAAGAAGGAAAATCGATCACAACGGCTTTAGCGGATTTTTCGCATGCCCTGAATACGGAAAAAATATCCCAGCTCTTAGAGATGATCACTCGAGCTGGGATTATCGAAGATGTTTTAGTACTGGAGACTTAA
- a CDS encoding NADH-quinone oxidoreductase subunit B, with translation MSRDVAFTSRLDALVAWGQKNSLWPMPYGTACCGIEFMSVMGPKYDLARFGAEVARFSPRQADLLVVAGTITEKMAPVITRIYQQMLEPKYVISMGACASSGGFYRAYHVLQGVDKVIPVDVYIPGCPPTPEAVMDGIMALQRMIATRQPRPWKDNWKNPYEQA, from the coding sequence ATGTCACGAGATGTTGCTTTCACATCAAGGCTCGATGCTTTGGTGGCGTGGGGGCAAAAAAATTCTTTGTGGCCAATGCCTTACGGTACTGCTTGTTGCGGTATCGAATTCATGTCCGTGATGGGACCAAAATATGACTTAGCTCGTTTCGGAGCTGAGGTGGCTCGTTTCTCTCCTCGTCAAGCGGACTTGCTTGTCGTTGCTGGAACTATCACAGAAAAAATGGCGCCCGTGATCACGCGTATTTATCAACAGATGCTTGAGCCTAAATACGTGATCTCAATGGGAGCGTGTGCAAGCTCAGGTGGTTTCTACCGCGCTTATCACGTTCTTCAAGGTGTCGACAAAGTCATCCCTGTCGATGTTTACATCCCAGGTTGCCCGCCAACACCGGAAGCGGTGATGGATGGAATCATGGCTTTGCAACGTATGATTGCGACTCGTCAACCACGTCCTTGGAAAGACAACTGGAAAAATCCTTATGAACAAGCTTGA
- the nuoD gene encoding NADH dehydrogenase (quinone) subunit D — protein sequence MNKLENLKQNLAGKFKIENYKFTHAVGDDVLEVPKEDVPALLLHLRESGQFDFLMDICGVDYPNREKRFDVVYHLFSSKDSSRLRVKAQVGENESIGTVLPAWKGADWFEREAYDMFGIKFEGHPNLRRILTHHQFVGHPLRKDYDANLQQPCTSSLPIHFNNEPGSPGDVLNDKYVPLNIGPAHTAMHGTLRVMAEMDGETIVRCNNEIGYLHRCFEKMAETHPYNQVIPYTDRLNYCSAPMNNIGYCKAVERLLGVEIPPKAQAMRVILAELSRIIDHTIAIGTGAMDLGALTSFFYMFGLREQVYGLFEKLCGARLTVSMTRVGGMAQDAPEGWFDEVLALCKEIRKGTDEMASMVVDNKIFIQRTKGVCPVSAQDAIQWGYTGPLLRASGVNLDLRKAKPYYGYDALDFDIPVGTSGDIYDRYLVRFEEMRQSVRIIEQVCKNVPGGDYTIRDKGIVLPEKKDVYGNIEGLMNHFMLIIKGLRPPVGEVYDATEAANGELGFYLVSDGSANPYRLKVRPPCFAIYQSYPTVVKGAMLADAIATVASMNLIAGELDR from the coding sequence ATGAACAAGCTTGAGAATTTAAAACAAAACCTTGCAGGTAAATTCAAAATCGAGAACTACAAGTTCACTCACGCTGTGGGTGATGATGTTCTTGAAGTTCCTAAGGAAGACGTTCCGGCGTTGCTTTTACATCTTCGTGAAAGCGGTCAGTTTGATTTCCTTATGGATATTTGCGGCGTGGATTATCCAAACCGTGAAAAACGTTTTGATGTTGTCTATCACTTATTCTCTTCGAAGGACTCTTCGCGTTTGCGCGTGAAAGCGCAAGTGGGCGAGAACGAATCCATCGGCACGGTTTTGCCGGCATGGAAAGGTGCGGACTGGTTCGAGCGTGAAGCTTACGATATGTTCGGTATCAAGTTCGAGGGTCACCCGAACTTGCGCCGTATTTTGACTCATCACCAATTTGTGGGTCATCCACTTCGCAAAGACTACGATGCGAACTTGCAGCAACCTTGTACCAGTTCTTTGCCGATTCACTTCAACAACGAACCGGGTTCTCCGGGTGACGTGCTGAATGATAAATATGTTCCTTTGAACATCGGTCCTGCACATACAGCGATGCACGGAACTCTTCGTGTGATGGCGGAAATGGACGGCGAGACGATCGTTCGTTGTAACAATGAAATCGGCTATCTGCACCGCTGCTTTGAAAAAATGGCCGAGACTCATCCGTACAACCAAGTCATTCCTTACACCGACCGTTTGAACTACTGCTCGGCACCAATGAACAACATTGGTTACTGTAAAGCCGTAGAGCGTTTGTTGGGTGTGGAAATCCCACCCAAAGCGCAAGCGATGCGCGTGATCCTGGCAGAGCTTTCCCGTATCATCGACCATACAATTGCGATCGGTACTGGGGCGATGGACTTGGGTGCTTTGACGTCTTTCTTCTATATGTTCGGTCTGCGTGAGCAGGTGTACGGCTTGTTTGAAAAACTGTGTGGAGCGCGTTTGACCGTGTCTATGACTCGCGTCGGCGGTATGGCTCAAGATGCGCCTGAAGGCTGGTTCGACGAAGTATTGGCTCTTTGTAAAGAGATCCGCAAAGGCACAGACGAAATGGCCAGCATGGTGGTGGATAATAAAATCTTTATCCAACGTACAAAAGGTGTCTGCCCCGTATCCGCTCAGGATGCGATTCAGTGGGGTTACACCGGACCTTTGCTGCGCGCTTCCGGTGTGAATTTGGATTTGCGTAAAGCGAAACCTTACTACGGTTACGACGCCCTGGACTTTGATATCCCAGTAGGGACATCCGGTGACATCTATGACCGTTACTTGGTTCGTTTCGAAGAAATGCGCCAATCCGTTCGCATCATCGAGCAGGTCTGCAAAAACGTTCCTGGCGGCGATTACACTATTCGCGATAAAGGCATCGTTCTTCCCGAGAAGAAAGATGTTTACGGTAACATCGAAGGTTTGATGAATCACTTCATGTTGATCATCAAGGGTCTTCGTCCGCCTGTGGGTGAAGTTTACGATGCGACCGAAGCCGCTAACGGAGAACTGGGTTTCTATCTGGTCAGCGATGGCTCGGCAAATCCTT